A genomic window from Lotus japonicus ecotype B-129 chromosome 1, LjGifu_v1.2 includes:
- the LOC130711107 gene encoding uncharacterized protein LOC130711107, translating to MDEDDRALVQTLQQDYVAVGDYLCMEVRVRRELRNMIYPESESSIVVSWDELLSGDISSIERNLCDHHVIPPEFIPSLASNVVSRASELVQDCPLNSSHESPHRVDFVLDITAPDELFKFWESCMEEEESDEPHHKRVKVEEEEEEESEEPHQKKVKVEEEDADTEGCCICLTEFEEGVQVFQMPCKAYVS from the coding sequence ATGGATGAAGATGATCGAGCGCTTGTTCAAACTCTGCAGCAAGATTATGTTGCCGTTGGGGATTATTTGTGCATGGAAGTTCGTGTTAGACGTGAACTTCGCAATATGATTTATCCAGAGAGTGAGAGCTCCATTGTGGTATCTTGGGATGAATTACTAAGCGGTGATATATCAAGCATCGAAAGAAACTTGTGTGATCATCACGTCATTCCCCCTGAGTTCATTCCATCACTAGCGTCGAATGTGGTATCGCGTGCAAGCGAATTGGTACAAGATTGTCCCCTGAATTCCAGTCATGAAAGTCCACACAGGGTCGATTTTGTTTTGGATATTACTGCTCCTGATGAGTTATTTAAGTTCTGGGAGTCCTGcatggaagaggaagaaagtgATGAACCCCACCACAAGAGAGTGaaggtggaagaagaagaagaggaagaaagtgAAGAACCCCACCAAAAGAAAGTGAaggtagaagaagaagatgctgaCACAGAAGGCTGTTGTATTTGTCTAACAGAGTTTGAAGAGGGAGTGCAGGTTTTCCAAATGCCTTGCAAAGCATATGTATCATGA
- the LOC130711110 gene encoding uncharacterized protein LOC130711110 has product MNCYALLDQKREHSNHNFDPCTRIKFIMIPEEVNRPNMEIVPSVDLTKAFTTSQAFESSKALVNWDKAVGKEHGYVIIIQKSNYGSDKRRVVMTLGCERGGKYKPSTSVLKRKRTGTKKCNCPFRLRARCSNKDKMWTVLVHSGIHNHDTAEVLQGHSYVGRLNPEEKAMVGELIEERVKASDILIAIRKHNPTNLTRIKQIYNEKQAYNRLKRGSLTEMQHLMKLLEEHKYAHWSRVQDGTDVVRSLFWAHPDSIHLFNEFL; this is encoded by the exons ATGAATTGTTATgcacttcttgatcagaaaAGGGAACACAGTAATCACAACTTTGATCCTTGCACAAGGATTAAATT CATAATGATACCTGAGGAAGTAAATAGGCCCAATATGGAGATTGTGCCTTCTGTGGATCTTACAAAAGCTTTCACCACTAGCCAA GCTTTTGAATCCTCCAAAGCTCTTGTTAATTGGGACAAAGCTGTAGGTAAAGAGCATGgctatgttattattattcagAAGTCGAACTATGGATCTGACAAAAGGAGGGTCGTGATGACACTAGGATGTGAGCGTGGCGGCAAATATAAACCATCCACATCGGTGTTAAAGCGAAAGCGGACTGGAACTAAGAAGTGTAATTGTCCATTCAGGCTAAGGGCAAGGTGTAGTAATAAAGATAAAATGTGGACGGTGCTTGTGCATAGTGGGATCCATAATCATGACACTGCTGAGGTTTTGCAGGGTCACTCATATGTTGGCCGTCTAAATCCAGAGGAAAAGGCGATGGTGGGAGAACTGATTGAAGAAAGGGTCAAGGCCAGTGATATTTTGATTGCTATAAGGAAACACAACCCAACCAACTTGACTAGAATTAAACAGATTTACAATgagaagcaagcatacaacaggTTGAAGAGGGGATCGTTGACCGAGATGCAACACTTGATGAAGTTGTTGGAAGAACACAAATACGCACATTGGTCTAGGGTGCAGGATGGTACTGATGTGGTCAGATCTTTGTTTTGGGCACACCCTGATTCCATTCACTTGTTCAATGAGTTTTTGTGA